In a single window of the Nodularia spumigena CCY9414 genome:
- a CDS encoding type II toxin-antitoxin system YafQ family toxin, whose protein sequence is MKLLVWDTSFKRAFKRVIRKNPQLEGKIFEILELLASDIFNPVLKSHKLSGQLEGLWACSVAYDCRIIYTLKQAEDAQEEIIVLVDIGSHDEVY, encoded by the coding sequence ATGAAACTTTTAGTTTGGGATACCAGTTTTAAAAGAGCTTTTAAGCGAGTTATTCGTAAAAATCCCCAATTAGAGGGGAAAATATTTGAAATATTAGAATTACTAGCGTCTGATATATTTAACCCTGTTTTGAAATCTCATAAATTGAGTGGTCAGTTAGAAGGTTTATGGGCTTGTTCAGTGGCTTATGACTGTCGAATTATCTATACATTAAAACAAGCTGAGGATGCACAAGAGGAGATAATTGTGTTGGTTGATATCGGTAGCCACGATGAGGTTTATTAA
- a CDS encoding DUF4142 domain-containing protein encodes MILLRLGNLAQKLTHLMGIVGVSSAMPMAGAAIAIIGYTQINPRAIAHTIPNSSITLETKIAQARLSEIDRVYVQEAAQAGMAEVELAKLALETSEDENIKKYAQQMIQDHTPLNQELMQLSQQKGITLPTNLSPKYQALEAQLSELSGANFDLAYINEAGINGHMENLIIHTRQIQLGQDPDLQAFAAKTIPVVESHLQLLDLLFMSPTQQ; translated from the coding sequence ATGATTCTTCTCAGACTTGGGAACTTGGCGCAAAAATTGACTCATCTGATGGGAATTGTGGGAGTTAGTAGTGCGATGCCAATGGCCGGCGCAGCTATCGCCATTATTGGCTATACCCAGATTAATCCCAGAGCGATCGCCCACACAATACCCAATAGTTCTATCACTCTGGAAACTAAAATTGCCCAAGCTAGGCTGAGTGAAATTGACAGGGTGTATGTGCAAGAAGCAGCGCAAGCCGGAATGGCAGAAGTTGAACTAGCAAAACTCGCACTGGAAACATCAGAGGACGAAAATATCAAAAAATATGCCCAGCAAATGATTCAGGATCATACGCCTTTGAATCAAGAATTAATGCAATTATCTCAACAAAAGGGAATTACTTTACCAACAAATCTTAGCCCCAAGTATCAAGCCTTAGAAGCGCAACTATCAGAACTTTCTGGCGCAAATTTTGACCTAGCATATATCAATGAAGCTGGCATTAACGGACACATGGAAAATTTAATCATCCATACCCGTCAGATTCAGCTAGGTCAAGACCCAGACCTACAAGCCTTTGCTGCCAAAACTATCCCCGTTGTAGAGTCACACTTGCAATTACTTGATCTCTTGTTCATGTCACCAACTCAGCAATAA
- a CDS encoding photosystem II S4 domain protein, producing the protein MLPREELLKGVENRDSVARVIDQAEQAIKTWEVVLTDFLSPPELAEINRVFSRLTDVQLVAWGGYPQAERQRMAIARSELPLEPSQVDLVALEFAGNFLFDTASHRDFLGAMLGTGIVREKTGDILVLGERGAQAIVAPELAEFLEMSLQQVRSVPVKTQRIDINELKVREPKKKELTTVEASLRLDAIASAGFGMSRSKMVNYIESGDVRVNWKDVTQASSQVKSGDLIAIRSKGRLEVGEIAVTKKERYRVQLTRYM; encoded by the coding sequence ATGTTACCTAGAGAAGAACTTTTAAAGGGTGTTGAAAATCGAGATAGTGTCGCTCGTGTAATTGATCAGGCTGAACAAGCGATTAAAACTTGGGAAGTTGTTTTGACTGATTTTTTGTCTCCGCCAGAATTGGCAGAAATTAACCGGGTTTTTAGTCGGTTAACAGATGTGCAATTAGTCGCCTGGGGCGGTTATCCCCAAGCTGAACGCCAAAGAATGGCGATCGCTCGTTCGGAACTTCCCCTAGAACCGTCTCAAGTTGACCTCGTAGCCCTGGAATTTGCTGGTAATTTCCTGTTTGATACCGCCTCTCATCGTGACTTTTTGGGCGCAATGCTGGGGACAGGAATCGTCCGTGAGAAGACAGGAGATATTCTTGTTCTGGGCGAACGGGGAGCGCAAGCAATTGTCGCCCCGGAATTGGCAGAATTTTTAGAAATGAGTCTGCAACAGGTGCGTTCTGTGCCGGTGAAAACTCAGCGCATTGATATCAATGAGTTAAAGGTTCGGGAACCCAAGAAGAAGGAATTAACTACAGTCGAAGCTTCATTGCGGTTAGATGCGATCGCATCGGCAGGTTTTGGGATGTCCCGCAGTAAAATGGTTAATTATATCGAAAGTGGTGATGTGCGCGTCAATTGGAAAGACGTTACTCAAGCTAGTTCTCAGGTGAAATCAGGCGACTTAATCGCTATCCGTAGTAAAGGACGTTTAGAAGTAGGAGAAATTGCCGTTACTAAAAAAGAACGTTACCGAGTTCAATTAACAAGATATATGTAG
- a CDS encoding MFS transporter, which yields MNDSVDEFYRINPENQKLDLKTKLAYGAGDLGPAITGNISIFFLLVFFTNVAGIPAGLAGSVLMIGKVWDAINDPIIGVLSDRTKSRRWGRRLPWMLYGAIPFGIIFFLQWIVPRFGADQSSNIWPLFWYYVVIGLLSQVFYTVVSLPYAAMTPELTQNYDERTTLNSFRFAFSIGGSIFSLILAQIIFSKISDREQQYLLLAAVCAIISVLALYVCIFGVRDRVLAFEAKRTQGEQPASIPFFEQLKIVFSNRPYLFVIGIYLFSWLGVQVTATTIPYFVVNYMRLNDSDVPSVMIAVQGTALLMLFVWSALSKKIGKKIVYFLGMSLWIIAAGGLFFLQPGQIGLMYLMAIMAGFGVSTAYLVPWSLIPDVIDLDEVQTGQRREGIFYGFMVLLQKLGLALGIFLVGNALQSAGFQAAIPGQTTLPIQPDSALLAIRIAVGPLPTIFLICGLFLTYFYPITREMHAEIMMKLKARQENRSV from the coding sequence ATGAACGATTCTGTTGATGAGTTTTACCGAATTAATCCAGAAAATCAAAAACTGGATTTGAAAACGAAACTAGCTTATGGTGCTGGAGATTTAGGACCGGCGATTACTGGCAATATTTCCATATTTTTTCTGCTGGTTTTTTTTACTAATGTGGCTGGGATTCCGGCTGGTTTAGCTGGTAGCGTTTTAATGATTGGGAAAGTTTGGGATGCTATCAACGATCCGATTATTGGCGTGTTGTCGGATAGAACTAAATCTCGTCGCTGGGGTCGTCGTTTGCCTTGGATGCTTTACGGAGCAATTCCTTTTGGCATCATCTTTTTCTTGCAGTGGATTGTACCGCGTTTTGGTGCTGACCAGAGTAGTAATATTTGGCCATTGTTTTGGTATTATGTGGTTATTGGGTTACTATCTCAGGTGTTTTACACTGTTGTGAGTTTGCCTTATGCGGCCATGACTCCAGAGCTAACTCAAAATTATGATGAACGGACTACCTTAAATAGCTTTCGCTTTGCTTTTTCTATTGGTGGCAGTATTTTCTCGTTGATTTTAGCGCAAATTATTTTTTCTAAGATTAGCGATCGCGAACAGCAATATCTCCTTTTAGCGGCAGTTTGTGCGATAATTTCGGTTTTGGCTTTATATGTGTGTATTTTTGGAGTGCGCGATCGCGTCTTGGCTTTTGAAGCCAAACGTACCCAAGGCGAACAACCTGCATCCATACCCTTCTTTGAACAACTAAAAATCGTCTTTAGCAATCGCCCTTATCTATTTGTGATTGGTATATATCTTTTTTCTTGGTTAGGCGTACAGGTAACAGCCACCACTATTCCTTATTTTGTCGTCAACTATATGCGACTTAATGACTCTGATGTTCCCTCAGTCATGATTGCAGTCCAAGGAACAGCCTTACTCATGTTATTTGTTTGGAGTGCTTTGAGCAAGAAAATCGGCAAAAAAATTGTTTATTTTCTGGGAATGAGTCTCTGGATTATCGCCGCAGGAGGACTGTTTTTCTTACAGCCTGGCCAAATCGGTTTGATGTATCTCATGGCTATTATGGCAGGTTTTGGCGTATCCACTGCTTATCTAGTTCCTTGGTCACTAATTCCAGATGTGATTGACTTAGATGAAGTCCAAACCGGACAACGCCGAGAAGGGATTTTTTATGGTTTCATGGTTTTGCTGCAAAAGTTAGGTTTAGCTCTAGGAATATTTTTAGTAGGAAACGCCTTACAATCTGCCGGTTTCCAAGCAGCCATACCAGGACAAACTACCCTACCTATACAACCCGACTCAGCGCTGCTAGCTATCCGCATCGCCGTTGGTCCACTACCCACAATTTTCTTAATTTGTGGTTTATTTCTCACGTATTTTTACCCCATTACCCGTGAAATGCACGCAGAAATTATGATGAAACTCAAAGCACGTCAGGAAAACAGAAGCGTTTAG
- a CDS encoding Txe/YoeB family addiction module toxin, whose protein sequence is MKKVAFEPEAFEQLGEWATEDKKTFKKILALIKDIQRDAFSGIGKPEALKYQLQGYWSRRISDEHRLVYKVEEDLLIIL, encoded by the coding sequence ATGAAAAAGGTGGCATTTGAACCAGAAGCCTTTGAACAACTAGGTGAATGGGCTACAGAAGATAAAAAAACTTTTAAAAAAATATTGGCACTAATTAAAGATATACAAAGAGATGCTTTTTCAGGAATAGGTAAGCCAGAAGCCCTGAAATATCAACTACAAGGTTACTGGTCAAGGCGTATTTCAGATGAACATCGATTAGTTTACAAAGTGGAAGAAGATTTATTAATTATTTTGTAA
- a CDS encoding DUF5331 domain-containing protein encodes MAFFSSFTDSIRQKWLQFFQANREWITLHMKAESVYTPDGGKRPPSYLILGVVNALEPKLAQLMMPFSRLNADADTLIEVLDLHFDPDIALGNRFIPPAETEDAEEINQYESAETVDENTEDETLAMSYANGFEMDSDLQNLVVEESDSRENELGDEFKETLSMDADDFGEISFDAPTASEETLDDQMLEELNTPDENAFKDVLSDVWGNETASENSEENNDLLGEELPSGVFDESEIARLFPNA; translated from the coding sequence ATGGCTTTCTTTAGTAGCTTTACAGATTCAATCAGACAGAAGTGGTTGCAATTCTTTCAGGCAAACCGTGAATGGATTACTCTGCACATGAAAGCAGAGTCGGTTTACACTCCTGATGGCGGAAAAAGACCACCTTCATACCTCATCCTGGGCGTTGTCAACGCGCTGGAACCAAAACTGGCACAGTTAATGATGCCCTTTTCCCGGCTGAATGCTGACGCTGATACTTTGATTGAAGTGCTGGATTTGCATTTTGACCCAGATATTGCTCTCGGTAACCGTTTCATTCCTCCAGCCGAAACAGAAGATGCAGAAGAGATCAATCAATACGAGTCAGCTGAGACCGTAGATGAAAATACTGAAGATGAAACTCTGGCCATGTCTTATGCAAATGGCTTTGAGATGGATTCTGATCTGCAAAATCTAGTGGTCGAAGAGTCCGATTCCCGTGAAAATGAACTGGGTGATGAGTTCAAAGAAACACTCAGTATGGACGCAGATGATTTTGGCGAGATTTCTTTTGATGCACCCACTGCGTCGGAAGAAACGCTGGATGACCAAATGCTGGAGGAATTAAATACACCAGACGAGAACGCCTTTAAAGACGTGTTGTCAGATGTCTGGGGTAATGAAACAGCGTCGGAAAACAGTGAAGAAAATAACGATTTATTAGGGGAAGAACTGCCATCAGGAGTTTTTGATGAGTCAGAAATTGCCCGTCTCTTCCCCAACGCTTAA
- the bchL gene encoding ferredoxin:protochlorophyllide reductase (ATP-dependent) iron-sulfur ATP-binding protein has product MKLAVYGKGGIGKSTTSCNISVALAKRGKKVLQIGCDPKHDSTFTLTGFLIPTIIDTLQEKDYHYEDVWPEDVIYKGYGGVDCVEAGGPPAGAGCGGYVVGETVKLLKELNAFDEYDVILFDVLGDVVCGGFAAPLNYADYCMIVTDNGFDALFAANRIAASVREKARTHPLRLAGLIGNRTAKRDLIDKYIETVPMPVLEVLPLIEDIRISRVKGKTLFEMAEHDPSLSYVCDYYLNIADQILARPEGVVPNDTPDRELFSLLSDFYLNPGKHQVPNSEEALDLMIV; this is encoded by the coding sequence GTGAAACTAGCAGTTTACGGAAAAGGTGGTATTGGTAAATCCACAACTAGCTGTAATATCTCCGTCGCCCTAGCCAAACGCGGCAAGAAAGTTCTGCAAATTGGTTGTGACCCCAAACACGACAGCACCTTCACTCTCACAGGGTTTTTGATTCCCACAATTATTGACACTCTCCAAGAAAAAGACTACCACTACGAAGATGTTTGGCCAGAAGATGTAATTTATAAAGGCTATGGCGGTGTAGATTGTGTAGAAGCAGGTGGTCCACCGGCAGGCGCAGGCTGTGGGGGCTACGTAGTTGGCGAAACCGTAAAATTACTGAAAGAACTCAACGCTTTTGATGAGTATGATGTGATTCTGTTTGATGTACTAGGTGACGTTGTTTGTGGTGGTTTCGCAGCTCCACTCAACTATGCTGATTACTGCATGATTGTGACTGACAATGGCTTTGATGCCTTGTTTGCAGCCAATCGGATTGCGGCATCAGTACGGGAGAAAGCCAGAACTCACCCACTGCGTTTAGCTGGTCTAATTGGCAACCGCACCGCTAAACGGGATTTGATAGATAAATATATAGAAACTGTTCCTATGCCAGTTCTGGAAGTTTTACCTTTAATTGAAGATATCCGTATTTCCCGCGTCAAGGGTAAAACTTTGTTTGAAATGGCAGAACATGATCCTTCTCTGAGCTACGTTTGCGATTACTACCTGAATATTGCTGACCAAATTCTGGCGCGTCCAGAAGGTGTAGTACCAAATGATACTCCAGACCGGGAATTATTCTCTTTGTTGTCTGATTTTTACCTAAATCCGGGTAAACACCAGGTTCCTAATTCAGAAGAGGCACTAGACTTGATGATTGTATAA
- a CDS encoding TIGR02450 family Trp-rich protein: protein MPKKQKFPHLVGSKWTTHQKIDGWRHFQVVNRKNQSKWVYAEMVAACDPNVRFWLNAKLLQDNSQWQAGWQSLQEIEAIESEI from the coding sequence ATGCCTAAAAAACAAAAATTTCCTCACCTAGTCGGTTCTAAGTGGACAACACACCAAAAAATAGATGGCTGGCGGCACTTCCAAGTCGTTAACCGGAAAAATCAGAGTAAGTGGGTATATGCCGAAATGGTTGCGGCTTGTGACCCCAATGTCCGCTTTTGGTTAAATGCCAAATTGTTACAAGATAACTCTCAGTGGCAAGCTGGCTGGCAATCTCTACAAGAAATTGAAGCTATAGAATCGGAAATATGA
- a CDS encoding ferredoxin:protochlorophyllide reductase (ATP-dependent) subunit N, whose product MTIAQQPEALNFECETGNYHTFCPISCVAWLYQKIEDSFFLVIGTKTCGYFLQNAMGVMIFAEPRYAMAELEEGDISAQLNDYEELKRLCLQIKRDRNPSVIVWIGTCTTEIIKTDLEGLAPKLESDIGIPIVVARANGLDYAFTQGEDTVLAAMAHRCPSVAPAAETETEKSDRNAIQKLLNFGKKKEEVIQEESEYVDHPPLVLFGSLPDPVVTQLTLELKKQGIRVSGWLPAKRFTELPVIEEGYYVAGVNPFLSRTATTLMRRRKCKLIGAPFPIGPDGTRAWVEKICSVFGITPKGLDEREAQIWESVEDYVKLIRGKSVFFMGDNLLEISQARFLVRCGMTVQEIGIPYMDKRYQAAELALLEKTCHEMGVPLPRIVEKPDNYNQLQRIYESKPDLVITGMAHANPLEARGINTKWSVEFTFAQIHGFTNTRDILELVTRPLRRNTNLQDMGWDKLVKEEAKI is encoded by the coding sequence ATGACGATCGCTCAACAACCAGAAGCTTTAAACTTTGAATGCGAAACTGGGAATTACCACACCTTCTGCCCGATTAGCTGCGTGGCGTGGTTGTATCAAAAAATTGAAGATAGCTTCTTTCTCGTAATTGGTACTAAGACTTGTGGGTATTTCCTGCAAAATGCGATGGGGGTAATGATTTTTGCTGAACCTCGCTATGCAATGGCAGAGTTGGAAGAGGGTGATATTTCGGCGCAGTTGAATGATTATGAGGAGTTGAAGCGGTTGTGTTTGCAAATTAAGCGCGATCGCAATCCTAGTGTTATTGTCTGGATTGGTACTTGCACTACGGAAATTATTAAAACTGATTTGGAAGGTTTAGCACCGAAGCTAGAATCAGATATTGGTATTCCTATTGTTGTTGCTCGTGCAAATGGTCTAGATTACGCCTTTACACAGGGGGAAGACACTGTTTTGGCGGCAATGGCTCATCGTTGTCCTAGTGTGGCTCCTGCGGCGGAAACTGAAACGGAAAAGAGCGATCGCAACGCTATCCAAAAGCTGCTAAACTTCGGCAAGAAGAAAGAAGAAGTTATCCAAGAGGAATCTGAGTATGTGGATCATCCACCTCTAGTTCTCTTCGGTTCTCTTCCTGACCCTGTGGTGACTCAGTTAACCTTGGAACTGAAGAAACAAGGAATTAGAGTTTCCGGCTGGCTACCTGCAAAACGCTTCACTGAATTGCCAGTAATTGAAGAAGGGTATTATGTCGCTGGTGTCAACCCCTTTCTCAGTCGGACTGCGACTACTTTAATGCGTCGCCGCAAGTGTAAACTGATAGGCGCACCTTTCCCCATTGGCCCTGATGGAACTCGCGCCTGGGTGGAGAAAATCTGCTCTGTGTTCGGTATTACTCCCAAAGGTTTGGATGAACGCGAAGCTCAAATTTGGGAAAGCGTGGAAGATTACGTCAAACTGATTCGCGGTAAGTCTGTATTCTTCATGGGTGATAACTTGCTGGAAATCTCCCAAGCGCGGTTCTTGGTACGTTGTGGGATGACAGTGCAAGAAATCGGTATTCCTTACATGGATAAGCGCTATCAAGCTGCTGAGTTGGCGCTGTTAGAGAAGACTTGTCACGAGATGGGTGTACCTTTGCCCAGAATTGTGGAAAAGCCGGATAATTACAATCAATTGCAACGGATTTATGAATCTAAACCAGATTTGGTAATTACTGGTATGGCTCATGCTAATCCTTTGGAAGCTAGAGGTATTAATACGAAGTGGTCTGTGGAGTTCACTTTTGCTCAAATTCACGGTTTTACTAATACCCGTGACATTCTGGAGTTAGTGACTCGTCCACTGCGTCGGAATACTAATTTGCAGGATATGGGTTGGGATAAGTTGGTGAAGGAAGAAGCGAAGATTTAG
- a CDS encoding saccharopine dehydrogenase family protein, with amino-acid sequence MTDRVLILGGRGRIGSNVAADIATHTQAQITITGRSPEAQRSVSSSLGKKVDFLVLDLAEVDKLREAIAHSNLVIHCAGPFHYRDANVLKICIEQGVNYLDVSDHRSYTSKALNYHEQAVAAGVTAIINTGIFPGISNSMVRQCVEQFDEPEKIHLSYLVSGSGGAGITVMRTTFLGLQYPFAAWIDRKWQKIQPYSQREVVDFPSPYGRSGVYWFDMPETFTIPHAFPSVQTVVTKFGSIPDFYNHLTWMAAHIFPKWLMQRRYMIEFLSRLSHLMTDFTNNFSGIGVAVRSEVTGKKNGQTAVYCSTLVHENTAVASGCGTGSIAQLLLEGKLTKPGVSPVEAALSTDLFIPAMHNRGIKINYNWVDTPQVEL; translated from the coding sequence ATGACAGATCGCGTTTTGATACTTGGTGGAAGAGGGCGGATTGGTAGCAATGTTGCGGCGGATATCGCCACCCACACGCAGGCACAAATTACGATTACTGGACGCTCTCCAGAGGCACAAAGGAGCGTCAGCTCGTCTTTGGGCAAGAAAGTTGATTTTTTGGTGTTGGACTTGGCAGAAGTTGATAAATTGAGAGAGGCGATCGCTCACTCCAATTTAGTTATCCATTGTGCTGGACCATTTCACTACCGAGATGCTAATGTTCTCAAAATTTGCATTGAACAAGGTGTCAACTATCTAGATGTCAGTGACCATCGTTCTTATACTAGCAAAGCTCTAAATTACCATGAACAAGCTGTTGCTGCTGGCGTAACCGCAATTATTAATACTGGCATTTTTCCCGGAATTTCTAACAGCATGGTGCGTCAGTGTGTCGAGCAATTTGACGAACCAGAAAAAATACATTTAAGTTATTTAGTATCTGGTTCTGGTGGTGCGGGAATTACAGTCATGCGGACAACCTTTTTAGGATTACAATATCCTTTTGCAGCTTGGATAGATAGAAAGTGGCAAAAAATCCAGCCTTATAGTCAAAGAGAAGTTGTTGATTTTCCCTCTCCCTATGGACGCAGTGGCGTTTACTGGTTTGATATGCCAGAAACCTTTACAATACCCCACGCCTTCCCATCAGTTCAAACTGTAGTTACCAAGTTTGGCTCTATTCCCGACTTTTATAACCACCTCACTTGGATGGCCGCCCATATATTTCCGAAGTGGTTAATGCAGCGTCGTTACATGATTGAATTTTTGTCGCGCCTCAGTCACTTGATGACCGATTTCACCAATAATTTCAGTGGAATTGGGGTAGCGGTGCGTTCAGAAGTTACAGGTAAAAAAAATGGTCAAACAGCCGTTTACTGTTCTACATTAGTACATGAAAATACAGCCGTAGCCTCTGGCTGTGGTACAGGTAGCATTGCCCAACTGTTATTAGAGGGTAAATTGACAAAACCCGGTGTTTCACCTGTAGAAGCAGCATTATCCACAGATTTATTTATCCCAGCTATGCACAACCGAGGAATTAAAATAAATTACAATTGGGTTGACACTCCCCAGGTAGAACTATGA
- a CDS encoding DNA methyltransferase: MKRLYYGDNLNVLRDHIPDEYIDLIYLDPPFNSKSNYNILFKNTTGERSEAQITAFEDTWTWSIESERFLDQIKHKKGELYQLLDLLVRTLGKNSLSAYLVMMAIRLIELHRVLKSTGSLYLHCDTTASHYLKMILDLIFDARNYRNQITWKRTSSHSDAKKYARVTDIIFYYVKSNQFTWNPLKLPYTDEYIKQYYCNIDSDGRRFQFGDLTNTKTSRGYFYKLLDCDPPDNGWRMPESRAQQWLSEGRIAIPPTGKTPRYKRYLDEVAGKGISDIWDDIPPVNSQAKEALGYPTQKPQSLLERIIQVSSNKDDIVLDPFCGCGTAIHAAEKLGRNWIGIDITHLAIALIEKRLRDAFPSKFIEDENKTQKLVPGIEFEVEGTPKDLAAAEDLFLRDPYQFEWWACSLVNAQPYKDKKKGADGGIDGLIFFEDVIDIKKSNKTAVKKIIVSVKGGKNINASMIRDLRGTMATNKAEIGLFVTFTPPTKPMIKEAALSDFYKAGNGRDYAKVQILTIEELLNGEKRPEFFDLKQGESTFKKAQRENQDLAEQGELFEM, translated from the coding sequence ATGAAGCGTCTTTACTATGGTGATAACTTAAATGTTCTCAGAGATCACATTCCTGATGAATATATTGATTTAATTTATCTTGATCCGCCATTTAACTCTAAATCTAATTATAATATTTTATTTAAGAATACCACCGGTGAACGTTCAGAAGCTCAAATTACAGCTTTTGAAGATACTTGGACATGGAGTATTGAATCTGAGAGATTTTTAGACCAAATTAAACATAAAAAAGGAGAATTATATCAATTATTAGATTTATTAGTGAGGACTCTGGGGAAAAATTCCTTATCAGCTTATTTGGTAATGATGGCAATTAGATTAATAGAGTTACATCGAGTTCTCAAATCTACAGGTAGTTTATATTTACATTGCGATACTACAGCCAGCCATTACCTAAAAATGATTTTAGATTTGATTTTCGATGCTAGAAATTATCGTAACCAGATTACTTGGAAACGGACAAGCAGCCATAGTGATGCTAAAAAGTATGCAAGAGTTACAGATATTATTTTCTACTATGTAAAATCTAATCAATTTACATGGAATCCTCTGAAATTACCTTATACAGATGAATATATCAAGCAATATTACTGTAATATTGATAGCGATGGTAGAAGATTTCAATTTGGTGATTTAACAAATACAAAAACGAGTAGAGGTTATTTTTATAAACTTTTAGATTGCGATCCTCCTGATAACGGTTGGAGAATGCCTGAATCTCGCGCCCAACAATGGCTGAGTGAAGGACGGATAGCTATACCACCAACAGGCAAAACACCACGTTATAAACGTTATTTAGATGAGGTCGCCGGTAAAGGAATCTCTGATATTTGGGATGATATACCTCCAGTAAACTCTCAAGCTAAAGAAGCTTTAGGATATCCTACACAAAAACCACAATCATTGCTTGAACGTATCATTCAAGTGAGTAGTAATAAAGATGATATTGTCCTTGACCCTTTTTGTGGATGTGGTACAGCAATACACGCAGCCGAAAAATTAGGGCGAAATTGGATAGGAATTGATATTACTCATTTAGCCATTGCACTCATAGAAAAACGATTAAGAGACGCTTTTCCTAGCAAATTTATTGAGGATGAAAATAAAACTCAAAAATTAGTTCCAGGGATTGAATTTGAAGTAGAAGGTACACCTAAAGATTTAGCCGCAGCAGAAGATTTATTTTTACGTGACCCCTATCAATTTGAATGGTGGGCTTGTTCTTTGGTTAATGCTCAACCATACAAAGATAAAAAGAAAGGTGCAGATGGTGGTATAGATGGATTGATTTTTTTTGAAGATGTAATTGATATCAAAAAATCAAATAAGACAGCAGTAAAAAAAATTATTGTTAGCGTTAAAGGAGGTAAAAATATTAACGCCTCTATGATTAGAGATTTACGAGGAACAATGGCAACAAATAAAGCAGAAATTGGATTATTTGTTACTTTCACTCCTCCCACGAAACCAATGATTAAGGAAGCAGCATTATCTGATTTTTATAAAGCCGGAAATGGTAGAGATTACGCAAAAGTTCAAATTTTAACTATTGAAGAATTATTAAATGGCGAAAAAAGACCAGAATTTTTTGATTTGAAACAGGGTGAATCGACTTTTAAGAAAGCACAAAGGGAAAATCAGGATCTAGCAGAACAGGGCGAATTGTTTGAGATGTAG
- the ubiG gene encoding bifunctional 2-polyprenyl-6-hydroxyphenol methylase/3-demethylubiquinol 3-O-methyltransferase UbiG, translated as MKKNDLEYYDLNADNWWTEGKVLNLSNHLNKYRIDFFSSYIPTWQGIKVLDIGCGGGLASETLAKQEACVTGIDLSLESIKVAQAHARKNHLNIDYYWGFAENLPFAAKKFDAVLCCDVLEHVTDWQKVISEAHRVLKTNGLFFFDTINRSFKSKLIMIWLLEDIVKQIPPGLHDWHKFIKPEELTYTMENNGLNNVVIKGFDLTGGMNWQTLTNILFKGLNPKNKDNKPEPFPIKINEDSSVWYLGKAVKG; from the coding sequence ATGAAAAAGAATGATTTAGAATACTACGATTTAAACGCAGATAATTGGTGGACAGAAGGTAAAGTTTTAAATTTATCTAACCATCTGAATAAGTATAGAATTGATTTTTTTTCCAGTTATATCCCCACATGGCAAGGAATTAAAGTTTTAGATATTGGTTGTGGGGGTGGATTAGCATCTGAAACTTTAGCCAAACAAGAGGCTTGTGTAACTGGTATTGACTTATCTTTAGAATCAATTAAAGTAGCTCAAGCCCATGCGAGAAAAAACCACTTAAACATTGATTATTATTGGGGATTTGCTGAAAATCTGCCTTTTGCTGCCAAAAAATTTGATGCGGTTTTGTGTTGTGATGTTTTGGAACACGTTACAGATTGGCAGAAAGTTATTTCGGAAGCTCATAGAGTGTTAAAAACAAATGGTTTGTTTTTCTTTGACACAATTAATAGAAGTTTTAAATCCAAATTGATCATGATTTGGCTTTTAGAGGATATTGTCAAGCAAATACCGCCTGGACTTCATGATTGGCATAAGTTTATTAAACCCGAAGAATTAACTTATACAATGGAAAATAATGGTTTAAATAATGTTGTTATTAAAGGATTTGACTTAACAGGAGGGATGAATTGGCAAACATTGACAAACATCCTATTTAAAGGTTTAAATCCTAAAAATAAAGACAACAAACCCGAACCATTTCCCATTAAAATCAATGAAGATAGTTCGGTTTGGTATCTTGGTAAAGCTGTAAAGGGTTAA